The DNA window AAGGACAAGCCGTGGAATTCGCCTTCTATCTTTCCGCCGCGGTCGCGATCCTCGCGACCATTGGGGTGGTCACCGGGCTCAATCCGGTGCACGCGCTGCTCAATCTGATCGTCTCGCTGATCGCGATCGCGATGGTGTTCTTCTCCCTCGGTGCGCCCTTCGCCGGGATCCTCGAGATCATCGTCTACGCCGGCGCGATCATGGTGCTGTTCGTCTTCGTGGTGATGATGCTCAACCTCGGCGAGGTGGTGGTGGCGCAGGAACGCGCCTGGCTGAAGCCAGGGGTGTGGGTGTGGCCATCGATCATGGCAGGCGTGCTGCTGGGGCTTTTGATCGTCACCCTGCTGGTCGACTCGACCGGCTTCGGGATCAGCGGCGAGACCCAGACCCCGCAGGAGGTCGGCGCGCTGCTGTTCGGCCCCTACCTGCTGGCGGTCGAGCTCGCTGCCTTCCTGCTGCTCGCGGCGCTGGTCACCGCGACCCACGTCGGCCGCGACGAGAAGCGCGACGATGGCCGCGGGGAGGGGGTGAAATGAGCCTTATGCGCGATCTGAGCAAAGCCGCCGCAGAGCGGCATCGCAGGGGAGACAAGCAATGAGTTCGATATCCGCCTCGATACCCATGGAGCACGGTCTGATCCTGGCACTGATCCTGTTCGTGATCGGTGCCGCGGGGCTGCTGGTGCGGCGCAACATGGTGTTCGTGCTGATGTGCCTCGAGATCA is part of the Halotalea alkalilenta genome and encodes:
- the nuoJ gene encoding NADH-quinone oxidoreductase subunit J, with translation MEFAFYLSAAVAILATIGVVTGLNPVHALLNLIVSLIAIAMVFFSLGAPFAGILEIIVYAGAIMVLFVFVVMMLNLGEVVVAQERAWLKPGVWVWPSIMAGVLLGLLIVTLLVDSTGFGISGETQTPQEVGALLFGPYLLAVELAAFLLLAALVTATHVGRDEKRDDGRGEGVK